Proteins from a genomic interval of Ancylomarina subtilis:
- a CDS encoding GatB/YqeY domain-containing protein: MTLLEQVNGDIKAAMKAKDKEKLQALRAVKTAFTLEMTKTGSTEIADADALKIVQKLAKQRKDSADTYITGGRQELADVELKEMAYIEAYLPAQITDEELTEIIKGLIEKTGASSIKDMGKVVGMASKELAGRADGKTIADKVKSLLA, translated from the coding sequence ATGACATTATTAGAACAAGTAAACGGCGATATAAAGGCTGCAATGAAAGCCAAAGATAAGGAAAAGCTTCAGGCTCTAAGAGCTGTAAAAACAGCTTTCACTCTTGAAATGACAAAAACAGGTAGTACTGAAATTGCTGATGCAGATGCTTTAAAAATTGTACAAAAACTTGCTAAACAAAGGAAAGACTCCGCTGATACATATATCACGGGTGGCCGTCAGGAACTAGCAGATGTTGAGCTAAAAGAAATGGCTTATATTGAAGCTTATCTTCCTGCACAAATCACAGATGAAGAACTGACTGAAATTATTAAAGGTTTAATTGAAAAAACGGGTGCAAGCTCAATAAAAGATATGGGTAAGGTTGTAGGAATGGCATCGAAAGAATTAGCCGGACGTGCCGATGGAAAAACCATTGCCGATAAAGTAAAATCATTACTTGCTTAA
- the ftsZ gene encoding cell division protein FtsZ, protein MSEELMDFGLVEDESSIIKVIGVGGGGGNAVNYMYQQGIKDVDFVICNTDAQALAKSSVPKKIQLGESLTEGRGAGNKPEKGEQSAIENLDDVSEVLADNTKMVFITAGMGGGTGTGAAPIIAKAAKDMNILTVGIVTIPFRFEGRQRINQAIEGIRKLKESVDSLLVIDNAKLSEIYGDLKLSTAFSKADDVLATAAKGIAEIITLHGYINVDFEDVKTVMTDSGVAVMGSASAEGEGRAVTAIREALTSPLLDNNDVRGAKSILLNITSGTEEVTMDEVGEITDYVYEAVGDSGNIIWGTGQDESLGNKVSVTIIATGFDHEESEDYQAKPQTVTASKPNAFKGGKGPAKVTETQKLQLELDPVPEPEKKLNEKLDASMMNEAEIQENEDIPAYKRKQINLHRTEPPRTSNVVHFDLDDFDN, encoded by the coding sequence ATGAGCGAGGAATTAATGGACTTTGGCTTAGTAGAAGACGAATCTTCAATTATTAAAGTAATTGGAGTTGGTGGTGGTGGTGGCAATGCTGTAAACTACATGTATCAGCAGGGCATTAAAGATGTTGATTTTGTTATCTGCAATACCGATGCACAGGCATTAGCAAAAAGTAGCGTGCCGAAAAAAATTCAACTTGGCGAATCTTTAACCGAAGGACGAGGTGCTGGTAACAAGCCTGAAAAAGGAGAGCAATCAGCTATTGAAAACTTAGACGATGTCAGCGAAGTATTGGCTGATAATACCAAAATGGTATTCATCACAGCTGGTATGGGCGGTGGTACGGGTACCGGTGCTGCACCAATCATAGCCAAAGCAGCAAAAGATATGAATATCCTAACAGTTGGTATTGTTACCATTCCTTTTCGATTCGAAGGAAGACAACGTATCAACCAGGCTATCGAAGGAATTAGAAAACTGAAAGAAAGTGTTGATTCACTTCTGGTAATTGACAACGCTAAACTTTCTGAAATATATGGTGATCTAAAATTATCAACAGCATTCTCAAAAGCCGATGATGTTTTAGCTACAGCAGCAAAAGGAATTGCTGAAATTATCACACTGCATGGTTATATCAATGTTGACTTCGAAGATGTTAAAACCGTGATGACTGACAGTGGTGTGGCTGTAATGGGATCAGCAAGTGCTGAAGGCGAAGGTCGTGCAGTCACAGCTATTCGTGAGGCATTAACCTCTCCTCTACTAGACAACAACGATGTCCGTGGGGCTAAATCAATCCTACTAAACATTACATCAGGTACCGAAGAGGTAACGATGGACGAAGTGGGTGAAATTACAGACTATGTTTATGAAGCAGTAGGTGATAGTGGTAATATCATCTGGGGTACCGGTCAGGATGAAAGTTTGGGTAATAAGGTTTCTGTAACCATTATTGCAACAGGTTTCGATCATGAAGAGTCCGAAGATTATCAAGCCAAACCACAAACTGTAACTGCTAGTAAACCCAACGCTTTTAAAGGAGGGAAAGGCCCGGCTAAAGTCACAGAGACACAGAAACTGCAGCTGGAACTTGATCCTGTACCAGAGCCAGAAAAGAAGCTTAACGAAAAACTTGATGCCAGCATGATGAACGAAGCTGAAATCCAAGAAAACGAAGATATTCCTGCATACAAACGCAAGCAAATTAACTTGCATCGAACAGAACCGCCAAGAACATCGAATGTGGTTCATTTCGATTTAGATGATTTCGATAATTAA
- the ftsZ gene encoding cell division protein FtsZ, producing MIDDLLPVDFEEKEESMIKVIGVGGGGSNAVNHMYKEGIKDVGFVICNTDSQALIDSPIPFKIQLGKSLTEGRGAGNKPEKGRQSAIESIEEVNKILGEKTKMVFITSGMGGGTGTGAAPVIAELAKERDILTVGIVTIPFLFEGKRRVQQALEGIENLEKHVDALLIINNEKLRSMFGDLKLSEAFAQADSVLSIAAKSIAEIITVHGYVNVDFADVETVMRNSGVAIMGSASIAGEDRAIKAIKQALNSPLLNSNNIYGARNILLNIISGKEEATMMEVTEITEYVQAVVGNDVNIIWGNGYSESCQDELSVTIIATGFSDNPIPELNIQPRQHEQNKAPQLELIIENPEMLEAEANHSKRKNTNSRIKNSSQTEVIEEEETVDNFKEKQASKKSNDSFVAPEAEKEKKEKKSGWFKDTLGSLFDTEDTSM from the coding sequence ATGATTGACGATTTACTACCTGTTGATTTCGAAGAAAAAGAAGAATCAATGATCAAAGTTATTGGTGTAGGAGGCGGTGGAAGTAACGCTGTCAATCACATGTATAAGGAAGGTATTAAGGATGTCGGTTTTGTGATTTGCAATACCGATTCACAGGCTTTAATTGACAGCCCCATTCCTTTTAAAATACAATTGGGGAAAAGCTTAACCGAAGGTCGAGGCGCAGGAAATAAACCTGAGAAGGGTCGACAATCGGCTATAGAAAGCATCGAAGAAGTTAATAAGATTTTGGGTGAAAAAACCAAAATGGTTTTCATCACTTCTGGTATGGGTGGTGGTACAGGTACTGGTGCAGCACCTGTTATTGCTGAGCTGGCTAAGGAAAGAGATATCCTTACCGTTGGCATTGTTACCATTCCGTTTTTATTTGAAGGGAAACGCCGGGTTCAGCAAGCTCTTGAGGGGATCGAAAATTTAGAAAAACATGTCGATGCCTTATTGATTATCAACAATGAGAAACTCAGAAGTATGTTTGGGGACTTAAAACTCTCCGAAGCTTTTGCACAGGCCGACAGTGTTTTGTCTATAGCCGCCAAATCTATTGCTGAAATCATTACAGTTCATGGCTATGTTAATGTCGACTTTGCCGATGTTGAAACCGTGATGCGTAACTCGGGTGTTGCCATAATGGGATCGGCTAGCATAGCAGGTGAAGACAGAGCTATTAAAGCAATTAAGCAGGCGCTGAATTCACCATTATTAAACAGCAACAATATTTACGGTGCCCGTAATATTCTGCTTAATATCATTTCAGGGAAAGAGGAAGCAACCATGATGGAAGTAACTGAAATCACCGAATATGTTCAAGCAGTTGTTGGGAATGATGTGAATATTATTTGGGGAAATGGTTATAGTGAATCCTGTCAGGATGAGTTAAGTGTAACCATTATAGCTACGGGATTCTCGGACAATCCGATTCCTGAACTAAATATTCAGCCTCGACAGCATGAGCAAAATAAGGCTCCTCAGCTCGAACTGATTATTGAAAACCCGGAGATGCTTGAAGCTGAAGCCAATCACTCAAAAAGAAAAAATACAAACTCAAGAATAAAAAATTCGAGTCAAACAGAAGTGATTGAGGAAGAGGAAACGGTTGATAATTTTAAAGAAAAACAGGCCTCAAAAAAATCGAATGACTCCTTTGTTGCACCCGAAGCAGAAAAAGAAAAGAAGGAGAAGAAATCCGGTTGGTTTAAAGATACTTTAGGTTCTCTATTCGATACAGAAGATACTTCAATGTAA